A genomic segment from Limisphaerales bacterium encodes:
- a CDS encoding c-type cytochrome, translating to MELKEAADVQHIRILWEKNNAAYRYTVEASSDGETWKTVVDQSKNQEVRQITPHKVEAKGAKHFKITFLGASTGVWGSLWEFEAHTGALPELPRKVMKAAENGSNNAATGINGVRAPEGFEVTLFAAPTEVNYPVCLTAAATGEVFVGIDEQGSLGKEKGRGRVVRCIDTDGDGKADQVNTFAKMDHPRGLIFDNGKLWVLHPPFLTLYEDTNGDGVADKEKRLIEGISTDYVSKRGADHTTNGIRMGIDGWIYIAVGDFGFTKAVGADGRVLSRRGGGIVRVRPDGTDMEIYCWGLRNILDACIDPYLNMFTRDNTNDGGGWNVRFSHIMQSAEYGYPSWYKNFPGEIFPTLKDYGGGSGCGGMFYHDTRWPKPFNHGAYTCDWGRSAVFLHNPPANGPTFDAHQETFLTIPRPTDIDVDASGRMYVASWHGGKFAYSGPNVGFVVQVVPEDFKPEPFPDVTKIDDAALFDLLIGPSQQQNLHAQFELLRRGTSAARTAKLNALAANKAVPLAGRVAAIFTLKQLNGAKAQDDLLKLAGHADIAEFTLRALTDRAGELKGLKKDIFVRALDSKNPRLRAQALISLGRLGDASAAAAILPHVATPLFSKAPSHNEPNPAAVIPHLATRTLVALKPVDTLLGALDGTRDHAALTVLKYIHDDRVVTALNARAAKNPDPATLATLVRLYHREGGYSEGWWGTRPDTTGPYYAREKWSGSDAIEAGLKTALAKAPKATVENVKAQLASHKISLKDLPAGTAVAANNNANAPFKIAAPTGDPKTWVATLGVEKSIDRALKAKGNAQRGKKFFTTQACIACHTTADGQTPKGPHLVDIGKRYKPTELLQSILTPNAVVAQGFDTYAFTTKDKKTHVGFVTLESNDTISIRTAVGVAMDIPTAQIAKREKIEYSSMPPGLAAGLTPEQLADLLAYLQSLKSK from the coding sequence GTGGAGCTGAAAGAAGCCGCGGATGTGCAACACATCCGCATCCTTTGGGAAAAAAACAACGCTGCCTACCGATACACTGTCGAGGCTTCCAGCGACGGTGAGACCTGGAAAACGGTTGTCGATCAATCCAAGAACCAGGAGGTCCGACAAATCACGCCCCACAAGGTGGAGGCCAAGGGCGCGAAGCATTTCAAAATCACCTTCCTCGGCGCCAGCACCGGCGTGTGGGGCAGCCTTTGGGAATTCGAAGCGCACACGGGCGCCCTGCCCGAGCTGCCGCGCAAGGTGATGAAGGCCGCTGAAAACGGCAGCAACAACGCCGCTACCGGCATCAACGGGGTGCGGGCGCCGGAAGGGTTCGAGGTGACGCTCTTCGCCGCGCCGACTGAGGTGAATTATCCCGTGTGCCTCACGGCCGCCGCCACGGGCGAGGTGTTTGTGGGCATTGATGAGCAAGGCAGCCTCGGCAAGGAGAAAGGCCGCGGCCGCGTGGTGCGCTGCATTGATACTGATGGCGATGGCAAGGCGGATCAGGTGAATACCTTCGCCAAGATGGATCATCCGCGAGGATTGATTTTCGACAACGGCAAACTCTGGGTGCTGCACCCGCCCTTCCTCACCTTGTATGAGGACACCAACGGCGACGGCGTGGCCGATAAGGAGAAGCGCCTGATTGAAGGCATCAGCACCGATTACGTTTCCAAACGCGGCGCCGACCATACCACCAACGGCATCCGCATGGGCATCGACGGCTGGATTTACATCGCCGTGGGCGACTTCGGATTCACCAAGGCCGTGGGCGCCGATGGCCGCGTGCTCAGCCGACGCGGCGGCGGCATCGTCCGCGTGCGTCCGGACGGCACGGACATGGAAATTTACTGCTGGGGCCTGCGCAACATTCTCGATGCGTGCATCGATCCCTACCTGAACATGTTCACGCGCGATAACACCAACGACGGCGGCGGCTGGAACGTGCGCTTCAGCCACATCATGCAAAGCGCCGAGTACGGCTACCCTTCATGGTACAAGAATTTCCCCGGCGAAATCTTCCCGACCCTCAAAGACTACGGCGGCGGCTCCGGTTGCGGCGGCATGTTTTATCATGACACCCGCTGGCCCAAGCCCTTCAACCACGGCGCCTACACCTGCGATTGGGGCCGCAGCGCGGTGTTCCTGCATAACCCGCCCGCCAACGGACCGACCTTTGACGCACATCAGGAAACCTTCCTCACCATCCCGCGCCCGACCGATATCGACGTGGACGCCAGCGGCCGCATGTACGTAGCCAGTTGGCACGGCGGCAAGTTCGCCTACAGCGGACCGAATGTCGGCTTCGTCGTGCAGGTGGTGCCCGAGGATTTCAAACCCGAACCGTTCCCGGACGTCACCAAAATTGACGATGCCGCCCTGTTCGATCTGCTCATCGGCCCGAGCCAACAGCAGAACTTGCACGCGCAATTCGAGCTACTGCGCCGCGGCACCAGCGCCGCCCGCACCGCCAAGCTCAACGCGCTCGCCGCGAACAAAGCCGTGCCCCTCGCCGGCCGCGTCGCCGCCATCTTCACCCTCAAACAACTCAACGGTGCCAAGGCACAGGACGATCTCCTCAAACTCGCCGGCCATGCGGACATCGCCGAGTTCACCCTGCGCGCCCTCACCGATCGCGCCGGCGAATTGAAAGGCCTGAAGAAAGACATCTTTGTCCGCGCGCTCGACAGCAAGAATCCGCGCTTGCGCGCACAGGCGCTCATTAGCCTTGGCCGCCTCGGCGACGCCTCAGCAGCGGCCGCGATCCTCCCTCATGTCGCCACGCCTTTATTCAGCAAAGCGCCTAGCCACAACGAGCCCAATCCTGCCGCCGTCATCCCGCATCTTGCAACACGCACGCTGGTGGCCTTGAAGCCCGTCGACACTTTGCTCGGCGCACTCGACGGCACACGCGACCACGCCGCGCTCACGGTATTGAAATACATTCACGACGACCGAGTCGTCACCGCCCTGAACGCCCGTGCCGCCAAGAATCCCGATCCCGCCACCCTCGCCACCCTCGTGCGTTTGTACCATCGCGAAGGCGGCTACTCCGAAGGTTGGTGGGGCACCCGCCCGGACACCACCGGCCCCTACTACGCCCGCGAAAAATGGAGCGGTAGCGACGCCATTGAGGCCGGCCTCAAGACCGCCCTCGCCAAGGCACCCAAGGCCACCGTCGAGAACGTGAAAGCGCAATTGGCCAGCCACAAAATATCGCTGAAAGATCTCCCCGCCGGCACCGCCGTAGCCGCCAACAACAACGCCAATGCGCCTTTCAAGATCGCCGCGCCCACCGGGGATCCCAAAACCTGGGTCGCCACCCTCGGCGTGGAGAAATCCATCGACCGCGCCCTCAAGGCCAAAGGCAATGCCCAACGCGGCAAAAAATTCTTCACCACCCAAGCCTGCATCGCCTGCCATACCACCGCCGACGGCCAAACGCCCAAGGGCCCGCACCTCGTCGACATCGGAAAACGCTACAAACCCACCGAGCTGTTGCAGTCCATCCTCACACCGAACGCCGTCGTCGCGCAGGGCTTTGACACCTACGCCTTCACCACCAAGGACAAGAAAACGCACGTCGGCTTTGTGACGCTGGAGAGCAACGACACCATCAGCATCCGCACCGCCGTCGGCGTGGCCATGGACATTCCCACCGCCCAAATCGCCAAACGCGAAAAAATTGAGTACTCCTCCATGCCCCCCGGCCTCGCCGCCGGCCTCACCCCCGAACAACTCGCCGACCTGCTGGCCTACTTGCAGTCGTTGAAGTCAAAATAA
- a CDS encoding ThuA domain-containing protein, with protein sequence MRAIILTLTLAGLLAGNLYADNKKPLPKPLRALLITGGCCHDYAKQKDILQQGLERRLNIKIDHVHSPDKSTKPPLAIYGNADYAKGYDLVIHDECSAGINDPKTIAGVLAPHKQGIPGVNLHCAMHSYRFGNFRAPVKLTDANAKWFEYIGLQSTGHGPQRPIDIKFENNVPFITKDVKNWTTQNEELYNNIQVLPTATVVARGEQGNAKAVVAWTNDYHGTRVFSTSLGHNNVTVADARYLNLVARGILWATKKEDWTVAMPKKESFDLNTKPSAQSQKKKKLKR encoded by the coding sequence ATGCGAGCGATTATCCTGACCCTCACCCTGGCCGGCCTGTTGGCTGGAAATCTTTATGCGGACAACAAGAAGCCGCTGCCCAAACCTCTCCGCGCATTGCTGATCACTGGCGGTTGCTGCCATGATTACGCGAAGCAAAAGGACATCCTGCAGCAGGGCTTGGAGCGGCGTCTGAACATCAAGATTGATCACGTCCATTCGCCCGATAAAAGCACCAAGCCGCCTCTGGCCATTTACGGCAATGCTGATTACGCCAAGGGGTATGATCTGGTGATCCACGACGAATGCTCGGCCGGTATCAATGATCCGAAAACGATCGCCGGCGTGCTCGCGCCACACAAGCAGGGCATCCCGGGCGTGAACCTCCACTGCGCGATGCACTCGTATCGGTTCGGCAATTTTCGCGCGCCGGTAAAGCTCACCGATGCCAACGCGAAATGGTTTGAGTACATCGGCCTGCAATCCACTGGGCACGGCCCGCAACGCCCGATTGATATCAAGTTTGAAAACAACGTGCCTTTCATCACCAAGGACGTGAAGAACTGGACGACCCAGAACGAGGAACTCTACAACAACATTCAGGTACTGCCCACGGCCACTGTGGTCGCTCGGGGTGAACAGGGCAACGCGAAGGCGGTGGTGGCTTGGACTAATGATTACCACGGCACGCGGGTGTTCAGCACCTCGCTCGGCCACAACAACGTAACCGTGGCCGACGCACGCTATCTCAACCTCGTGGCGCGCGGCATTTTGTGGGCTACAAAAAAGGAAGACTGGACGGTGGCCATGCCGAAGAAGGAATCGTTTGATCTGAACACCAAACCGTCGGCGCAGTCCCAAAAAAAAAAGAAACTAAAGCGGTAG
- a CDS encoding neutral/alkaline non-lysosomal ceramidase N-terminal domain-containing protein codes for MKIHLLATLLLITTTAWAEFHAGAAKVDITPKVWPVQLVGSFSERLADKAHDPLHARAIVCDDGQTRLAIVIVDNCLIGRNYLDRAKALAAKKTKVRPDRILVAATHTHTAPPGKDRRTNRDDAAHRAYFKQLVEGIAEAIAQAEKNLVPAEMAHGVALVPEEIFNRRWHMKPGGIAVNPFGSPNDIVRMNPPRNLIERPAGPTDPEVHFISLRSTRNSRPIALLANYSLHYVGGLPAGGVSADYFGVFAGLIEQALGADKGYVAMMSNGTSGDINNISFRVPRPRQKPMQRMNEVAQIVADRVLAAHKQVTFRKDITLAMEQTFLTLKNRQPTAKQIAYAKAVLAGTAPKPLSGLATAYAHRTLALANGPREEEIVLQALRLGEVGITSIPCEVLCEIGLTLKAKSPLPQATFTIELANGHNGYLPTPRQHTLGGYETWMGTCTLELLASVKIQKALLDMLEKVASKD; via the coding sequence ATGAAAATCCATCTGCTCGCCACCCTGCTGCTCATCACCACCACTGCTTGGGCGGAATTTCACGCGGGCGCGGCGAAGGTGGATATCACGCCCAAGGTGTGGCCGGTGCAATTGGTCGGCTCCTTCAGCGAACGGCTCGCGGACAAGGCGCATGATCCCCTGCATGCGCGGGCCATTGTCTGCGATGACGGCCAAACAAGACTGGCCATTGTGATCGTGGACAACTGCCTGATCGGCCGCAATTACCTCGACCGCGCCAAGGCCTTGGCAGCGAAGAAAACAAAGGTGCGGCCGGACCGCATCCTCGTCGCCGCCACGCACACGCACACCGCGCCACCGGGCAAGGATCGCCGCACCAACCGCGATGACGCCGCCCATCGCGCCTACTTCAAGCAACTGGTCGAAGGCATTGCCGAAGCCATTGCGCAGGCTGAGAAAAATCTTGTTCCCGCCGAGATGGCGCACGGCGTGGCGCTCGTGCCCGAGGAGATTTTTAACCGGCGCTGGCACATGAAACCCGGCGGCATTGCGGTGAACCCCTTCGGCAGCCCAAACGACATCGTGCGCATGAACCCGCCCCGCAATCTCATCGAGCGACCCGCCGGCCCCACGGATCCGGAAGTGCATTTCATTTCCCTGCGCAGCACGCGGAACAGCCGCCCGATTGCCTTGCTAGCCAATTACTCGCTGCACTACGTCGGCGGTCTGCCGGCCGGCGGCGTGTCCGCCGATTACTTTGGCGTGTTCGCCGGACTCATCGAGCAAGCCCTCGGCGCAGACAAAGGCTACGTGGCCATGATGTCCAACGGCACCAGCGGCGATATCAACAACATCAGCTTCCGCGTCCCGCGCCCACGCCAGAAACCCATGCAACGCATGAACGAGGTCGCCCAAATCGTCGCCGATCGCGTACTCGCCGCGCACAAGCAAGTGACCTTCCGAAAGGACATCACCCTCGCCATGGAGCAAACCTTTCTCACGCTTAAGAATCGGCAACCCACCGCCAAACAAATCGCCTACGCCAAAGCCGTCCTCGCCGGCACCGCGCCCAAGCCCCTCTCCGGCCTCGCCACCGCCTACGCCCACCGCACGCTCGCTCTGGCCAACGGACCGCGCGAAGAGGAAATCGTCCTGCAGGCCCTACGCCTCGGCGAAGTGGGTATCACCAGTATTCCCTGCGAAGTCCTCTGCGAAATCGGCCTCACCCTCAAGGCCAAGAGCCCCCTGCCCCAGGCCACCTTCACCATCGAGCTGGCCAACGGCCACAACGGCTACCTCCCCACCCCGCGCCAACACACCCTCGGCGGCTACGAAACCTGGATGGGCACCTGCACTCTGGAACTCCTCGCTTCGGTGAAAATCCAAAAAGCGCTGTTAGACATGCTGGAAAAAGTGGCGAGTAAAGATTGA
- a CDS encoding sulfatase, whose amino-acid sequence MKAFRVLLLLAFLCPAVAQAEQKTKPLNFVFFLVDDLGWTDLKSFGSSFYDTPNCDRLAASGMKFTSAYAACPVCSPTRASIMTGRYPTRTGVTDYIGASAGKAWRRNTRLLPATYTRQLELKEFTLAEALKENGYATFFAGKWHLGNEGFWPEDQGFDINQGGHHRGGPYGGKKYFSPYGNPRLKDGPDGEHLPDRLASETVKFMAANKNKPFLAYLSFYSVHTPLISRTDLRDKYLARKKERGLEAKWGKEHNRQVRLVQEHAVYGGMVEAMDLAVGKVLEGLKEHGLEENTVVFFMSDNGGLSTSEGHPTSNLPLRGGKGWMYEGGIREPMMVRWPGVTKPGSVNDTPVTSTDFFPTIMEMAGLKPQLPLPIDGVSFTTALRGKPQDRGALYWHYPHYGNQGNAPTAAVREGDWKLIEWYEDGRLELFNLAEDIGEKNDLAKKHPDKVKDLAAKLAQWRKETGARMPTKNPNFNPDKREGR is encoded by the coding sequence ATGAAAGCGTTTCGCGTTCTTCTCCTGCTAGCGTTCCTGTGCCCGGCTGTGGCGCAGGCTGAACAAAAAACCAAGCCGCTCAACTTCGTCTTTTTCCTGGTCGACGACCTCGGCTGGACGGACCTCAAGAGCTTCGGCAGTTCGTTTTACGACACGCCCAACTGCGATCGGCTCGCGGCTTCGGGCATGAAATTCACCAGCGCCTACGCCGCCTGCCCGGTCTGCAGCCCCACGCGCGCGAGCATTATGACCGGCCGCTATCCCACCCGCACGGGCGTCACCGATTACATCGGTGCGTCCGCCGGCAAGGCGTGGCGGCGCAACACCCGCCTCCTGCCCGCGACCTACACACGCCAATTGGAACTCAAGGAATTCACCCTCGCCGAGGCGCTCAAGGAAAACGGGTACGCCACGTTCTTCGCCGGCAAATGGCATCTGGGCAACGAAGGATTCTGGCCGGAGGATCAGGGCTTTGATATCAATCAGGGCGGTCACCATCGCGGCGGGCCTTATGGCGGCAAAAAATATTTTTCGCCTTACGGCAACCCGCGCCTGAAAGACGGCCCTGACGGGGAACATTTGCCCGACCGGCTCGCCAGCGAAACGGTGAAGTTCATGGCCGCCAACAAGAACAAGCCCTTCCTCGCTTATCTTTCGTTTTATTCCGTGCACACGCCGTTGATCTCGCGCACGGATTTGCGTGACAAATATCTCGCCCGTAAAAAAGAGCGCGGCCTTGAGGCCAAGTGGGGCAAGGAACACAACCGTCAGGTGCGCCTCGTGCAGGAGCACGCCGTGTACGGCGGCATGGTGGAGGCGATGGATCTCGCCGTCGGCAAGGTGCTCGAGGGCCTCAAGGAACACGGGTTGGAAGAGAACACCGTTGTGTTTTTCATGAGCGACAACGGCGGCCTCTCCACCAGCGAAGGGCATCCCACCAGCAACCTCCCCCTGCGCGGCGGCAAAGGCTGGATGTACGAAGGCGGCATCCGCGAACCGATGATGGTTCGCTGGCCCGGCGTCACCAAGCCCGGCAGCGTGAACGACACGCCCGTCACCAGCACGGACTTTTTCCCGACCATCATGGAAATGGCCGGTCTCAAGCCGCAGCTGCCCCTGCCCATTGACGGCGTGAGTTTCACCACCGCCCTGCGCGGCAAACCCCAAGACCGCGGCGCGCTCTACTGGCATTACCCGCACTACGGCAATCAGGGCAACGCCCCCACGGCCGCCGTGCGCGAGGGCGACTGGAAGCTCATCGAATGGTACGAGGACGGCCGGCTGGAGCTGTTCAATTTGGCCGAGGACATCGGCGAGAAAAACGATCTCGCCAAGAAGCATCCTGACAAAGTCAAAGATCTCGCCGCCAAACTCGCCCAATGGCGCAAGGAAACCGGCGCGAGAATGCCCACGAAAAACCCCAACTTCAACCCCGACAAACGCGAAGGTCGCTAA
- a CDS encoding arylsulfatase: MLCLSLATICPTLAAQPLQKSPNVVFVITDDQGYGDLGFTGNPIIKTPHLDKLAAESVWLEDFHVAPSCSPTRASMLTGRWTNRTGVWHTFFARAMMYEDEVTIADHFQAAGYSTGMFGKWHLGDHYPYRPQDRGFDLAYCIRGGATGVTADYWDNDYFDDHHFRNDKPTPSTGYSTDVFFAESQRFIKEQVARKKPFFAWIATTAPHKPWVCPPKYSQLYPKENRQAAAFYGMVTNIDENVGRLRASLEELGVADNTLFIFTTDNGSVGPKKFNAGMRGGKISPYEGGHRVPFALHWPDGGYSNHVRVKELTHMVDVLPTLLDLCDVKPHKQVALDGRSIRKLLSGKGDTSFDWESRVVVSDSQRIQVPRKWKDSSVMSGKWRLVKGTELYDIRQDPGQQNNIAKAHPQQFARLHTWYENWWAELEPTFSRTSKVYVGTPQTPELQITALQWIDAYPPWNQGIIRRASQRRARGQSSEQPIQFPGHWAVHVAHTGHYTFEVRRWPEESGLKIREGVEALPVTRGCLPSYSAVRGTALPVFSATLRINGKDLETKPVGEDDGSIRFTHRLTKGDHKFSPYFSLKPTGKARTGNELGCYYLTVRLLQ, from the coding sequence ATGTTGTGCCTGTCTCTTGCGACAATCTGCCCAACACTCGCAGCGCAGCCCCTTCAGAAATCGCCCAACGTCGTCTTTGTGATCACTGACGATCAGGGCTATGGCGACCTGGGATTCACCGGCAATCCGATCATCAAGACGCCGCACTTGGACAAGCTTGCCGCGGAATCGGTCTGGCTTGAGGACTTTCATGTCGCGCCTTCGTGTTCGCCGACGCGGGCGTCGATGTTGACGGGACGATGGACAAATCGAACGGGCGTCTGGCACACCTTTTTCGCTCGCGCGATGATGTACGAGGATGAGGTGACGATCGCGGATCATTTCCAAGCCGCCGGTTACTCGACCGGCATGTTCGGCAAATGGCACCTTGGCGATCATTACCCGTATCGACCGCAGGACCGTGGCTTTGACCTAGCGTACTGCATCCGCGGTGGCGCGACCGGTGTGACCGCGGACTATTGGGACAACGATTACTTCGACGATCATCATTTCCGAAACGACAAGCCGACGCCGTCCACCGGTTACAGCACCGACGTGTTCTTCGCCGAGAGCCAGCGCTTCATCAAGGAACAGGTCGCCCGTAAGAAACCCTTCTTTGCCTGGATCGCGACCACCGCGCCGCACAAGCCGTGGGTCTGCCCGCCAAAGTATTCGCAGCTCTACCCAAAAGAGAACCGGCAAGCCGCCGCGTTCTACGGAATGGTGACGAACATCGACGAGAACGTTGGACGCCTGCGCGCTTCTCTGGAAGAGCTGGGCGTCGCCGACAACACCCTCTTTATCTTCACCACCGACAATGGTTCGGTCGGCCCCAAGAAATTCAACGCGGGCATGCGGGGCGGAAAGATCAGTCCGTACGAAGGCGGCCATCGCGTCCCGTTCGCGCTGCACTGGCCGGATGGGGGTTATTCAAACCATGTTCGCGTGAAGGAACTAACCCACATGGTCGACGTCCTGCCGACATTACTGGACCTGTGTGATGTCAAGCCGCACAAGCAAGTCGCCCTTGACGGGCGCTCCATTCGCAAGCTGCTTTCCGGTAAAGGCGATACTTCGTTTGATTGGGAAAGCCGAGTGGTCGTTTCCGATTCGCAACGGATTCAAGTTCCCCGAAAGTGGAAGGACTCATCCGTGATGTCCGGCAAGTGGCGACTGGTCAAAGGCACGGAACTCTACGATATCCGCCAGGATCCGGGGCAACAGAACAACATCGCCAAAGCGCATCCACAACAGTTTGCAAGACTGCACACCTGGTATGAAAATTGGTGGGCGGAACTTGAGCCAACCTTCTCGCGCACATCAAAGGTTTACGTGGGAACACCGCAGACGCCCGAATTGCAAATCACCGCACTTCAATGGATCGACGCGTACCCGCCTTGGAATCAGGGCATTATCAGGCGCGCCAGCCAGCGCCGCGCTCGCGGCCAAAGTTCAGAGCAGCCTATTCAGTTCCCTGGACACTGGGCGGTTCACGTCGCGCACACCGGCCATTACACGTTTGAAGTTCGTCGTTGGCCCGAAGAGTCCGGGCTAAAAATTCGCGAGGGCGTCGAAGCCCTTCCGGTGACACGCGGATGTCTGCCGAGTTACTCGGCCGTTCGCGGAACAGCGTTGCCGGTATTCTCGGCAACACTTCGGATTAACGGCAAAGACCTCGAAACAAAGCCTGTCGGAGAAGACGACGGATCAATTCGCTTTACACACCGATTAACCAAAGGCGACCACAAGTTCTCGCCATATTTTTCGCTCAAACCAACCGGCAAAGCTCGCACGGGAAACGAACTGGGATGTTATTACCTGACCGTGAGATTGCTGCAGTAG
- a CDS encoding sulfatase — translation MFIKVVDQSTDGWGHLTVDDFQFDAKVLTEYAAKITKSDAPNQTSKSTAHSTRPNVIFMLTDDLGYSDIGCYGARKVKTPHIDRLAAEGVRFTNFHTAASICSPSRAAFLTGAYPQRAGLYMGINPKRPAHWFLGLHPDEITIAEQFQQQDYATHMVGKWHLGTEPEFLPRKQGFDHYYGMPCNFSHSPKFFDDDQEIFAKTPLNRLTQLYTERVTSIIRDQAKSGEPFFLYYSHNYPHTPYQAGKDFTGSSQDGVRGDIMQELDWGIGEMMTALNEAGIAENTIVIFTSDNGPTSNQYAKPFRGTKYVTLEGGHRVPFIFHWPARIKEPSVSRVSINAMDLFPTLSAAIGLDLPKERVYDGENLLPLFEGMPLQRPPAQPFYYYNCENLQAIRRGPWKIHLPRRQDQLPFWDQNKAFANLQQPLLYNLSTDEAESTDVAKENPEVVWELTKLAGEARQNFGEFMQRGREQRPTGSLFPDVPVISHAKDWGTLDPAVAEAITKERQKRHPKHNTKPPRPRRK, via the coding sequence ATGTTCATCAAAGTCGTCGACCAATCAACGGACGGCTGGGGGCATCTCACCGTTGATGACTTCCAGTTCGATGCGAAAGTGCTGACGGAATATGCGGCGAAGATCACAAAATCGGACGCGCCCAATCAGACTTCCAAATCGACTGCACACAGCACGCGACCCAACGTCATCTTCATGCTGACCGACGATCTGGGTTACTCAGACATCGGCTGCTATGGAGCCCGAAAAGTTAAGACGCCCCACATCGACCGGCTTGCTGCCGAGGGGGTTCGGTTCACCAATTTCCACACAGCCGCGTCGATCTGCTCGCCGTCACGAGCGGCCTTTCTGACCGGCGCCTATCCGCAGCGTGCTGGACTTTATATGGGGATCAATCCGAAGCGGCCGGCCCATTGGTTTCTCGGCCTGCACCCGGATGAGATTACGATTGCCGAGCAGTTTCAGCAGCAGGACTACGCGACTCATATGGTCGGCAAATGGCACCTCGGCACGGAGCCGGAGTTCCTGCCGCGCAAGCAGGGCTTCGATCATTACTACGGCATGCCCTGCAACTTCTCTCATTCGCCAAAGTTCTTCGATGACGATCAAGAAATCTTCGCCAAGACGCCGCTGAACCGCCTGACGCAGCTCTACACCGAACGCGTCACGTCGATCATTCGCGATCAGGCCAAAAGCGGTGAGCCATTCTTTCTGTACTACTCCCACAACTATCCGCATACGCCCTATCAGGCCGGCAAGGATTTCACAGGAAGTTCGCAAGACGGAGTCCGTGGCGATATCATGCAGGAGCTCGATTGGGGGATCGGCGAGATGATGACCGCACTGAACGAAGCGGGCATCGCGGAGAACACGATTGTGATCTTCACCTCGGATAACGGGCCGACTTCCAACCAGTATGCGAAGCCGTTCCGGGGAACAAAGTACGTCACGCTCGAAGGCGGCCATCGTGTGCCGTTCATCTTCCACTGGCCGGCTCGGATTAAGGAGCCGTCTGTCTCCAGAGTAAGTATCAACGCGATGGACCTCTTCCCCACGCTATCCGCGGCGATTGGACTCGATCTGCCGAAAGAGCGCGTTTACGACGGCGAAAACCTCTTGCCGCTTTTCGAAGGGATGCCCCTCCAGCGCCCCCCAGCCCAACCCTTTTATTATTACAACTGCGAAAATCTTCAGGCGATCCGTCGTGGCCCGTGGAAGATTCATCTCCCGCGACGACAGGACCAATTGCCGTTCTGGGACCAGAACAAGGCGTTCGCCAACCTTCAGCAACCGCTTCTCTACAACCTGAGCACGGACGAAGCAGAAAGCACGGACGTCGCAAAGGAGAATCCCGAAGTTGTGTGGGAGTTAACGAAACTCGCCGGAGAGGCTCGCCAGAATTTTGGTGAGTTCATGCAACGCGGCCGGGAGCAGCGTCCGACCGGCTCGCTGTTTCCAGATGTTCCGGTGATCAGTCACGCAAAAGATTGGGGCACCCTTGATCCGGCCGTGGCCGAAGCAATTACCAAAGAGCGGCAGAAAAGACATCCAAAACACAATACGAAGCCGCCAAGACCCCGGCGGAAGTAG